TGTCTGTCCCCTGcaccgtctgtctgtctgtctgtctgtccgtccgtccgtGCGTCCCCTGCACCTTTCTGTCTGTCCCCTGCAccttctgtgtgtctgtctgtctgtccgtgcGTCCCCTGcacctttctgtctgtctgtccgtgcGTCCCCTGcacctttctgtctgtctgtcccctgcaccttcggtgtgtctgtctgtccgtgcGTCCCCTGCACctacctgtctgtctgtccgtccatccgTGCATCCCCTGCACCTTTCTGTCTGTCCCCTGcaccgtctgtctgtctgtctgtctgtccgtctgtgCGTCCCCTGCACCTTTCTGTCTGTCCCCTGCACCTTcggtgtgtctgtctgtccgtccgtgCATCCCCTGCACCTTTCTGTCTGTCCCCTGCAccttctgtgtgtctgtctgtccgtgcGTCCCCTGCACCGTCTGTGTGTCTGTCCGTCCGTGCGTCCCCTGcacctttctgtctgtctgtcccctgcaccttctgtgtgtctgtctgtccgtgcGTCCCCTGCACCGTCTGTGTGTCTGTCCGTCCGTGCGTCCCCTGcacctttctgtctgtctgtcccctgcaccttcggtgtgtctgtctgtccgtgcGTCCCCTGCACCGTCTGTGTGTCTGTCCGTCCGTGCGTCCCCTGCACCTTTCTGTCTGTCCCCTGCAccttctgtgtgtctgtctgtccgtccgtgCATCCCCTGcacctttctgtctgtctgtccgtgcGTCCCCTGcacctttctgtctgtctgtcccctgcaccttcggtgtgtctgtctgtccgtgcATCCCCTGCACctacctgtctgtctgtccgtccatccgTGCATCCCCTGcacctttctgtctgtctgtctgtctatctatctgtccCCTGCACCTTTCTGTCTGACCCCTGCAccttctgtgtgtctgtctgtccatccgtgCGTCCCCTGcgcctttctgtctgtctgtccatccgtccCATCCATGTGCCCCTGTCTGTCCATCCCTACCTCCCCTGCACCCTCTGTCTCTCTGTTCCCCAGCACCTTTCTGTCTGTCCGTGCATCCATCCTCTGCAgccctctgtgtctgtctgtgcatacatcccctgcaccctctgtctgtccgtccctcccctctgcccctctgtctgtctgtccatatGTCTCATGCATCCCAATGggattattcctgatttacaccctggGAAAATGAGAACCGGGCCCTGTCtccctctcagcctgggacctgACCCCCCTCTGGACTCCCTTGTGCCGGTGAGGGGTGGGCATGCGTGGCACCAGGGGGTGCCGTGCGGGGAAAGCCAGCTAGGCACTGTGTTCTgagcggggaagggggaggactGCATGGAGGGGACTTGGGGGAGGCAGCTCCCCAGCCCTTATGCAGCCTTGAGGGGAGCAGACTCCTCTGCCCCCTATAGCTTTGGGGGGATGTAGGGACACCCGCTATAGTTACGGGGGAGATCTTAGGTTCCTGTATAGATATGGGAACTGTCTCTGGTTCCCCTATGGTTTGGGGGAGTTGCGGAAGCTCTGGGTTGCAGGGGACTCCCCTGGCATTGCCACTCCAAGGTCTgaccctctgtctctctctctctccctctctccacagGGGACACAGGTGACGAGGCAGCCCCGTCCTGCCCCACGGAGCTTGCTGCCCACCGGGACACCTGTCACCCCGAGCagccccctccctcttcctcctcctcggcCAACGGGCAAGACAGCGctggctcttcctcctcctcctcctcctcctcctcctcctcttcctcctcctcggaGCCCCGGCCCGACAGCCCCCCGGGCATGGAGACAGAGACGGCTCCTCTGGCCAGCAATCCCTTGGCCCCGGACCCACCCCCTCCTCGGCCGCCACCGCCCCTggctccaccagctgccccccCACACTCTGGGCACCTCAACATCCCCCTGATCCTGGAGGAGCTGCGGGTGCTCCAGCAGCGCCAGCTGCACCAGATGCAGATGACGGAGGAGATCTGCCGGcaggtgctgctgctgggctccTTGGGGCAGTCAGCCCCCTCGGCCCCTGCCTCAGAGCCAGCCCCGGGAGCCTCCCACCAACCCAAGGCCCCCTTGCCTGTCTTCTCCATCAAGTCTGAGCCGGTGAGGACCCAGGTGTCGGGCTCCCCAGAGGTGCCCAAGCCCACCTTTTTCCACCTCTACCACCCCTTCCCTGGCAGCGCCAGGGGCCCCAAAGCAGAGCCCATCCTGGCCCCAGCGTTCCCTACCACAGGGCTCCTGGCCGCCCAGTGTCTGGGGGCAGCACGGGGCCTGGAGCAGGCCACCTCCCCAGGGCTGCTGCGGCAGAAGAACGGGGCCGGGGGAgccgagctggggctggaggagaagCCGGGGGGTCGGCACAAGTGCCGCTTCTGCGCCAAGGTCTTCGGGAGCGACAGCGCCCTGCAGATCCACCTGCGCTCCCACACGGGCGAGCGCCCCTACAAGTGCAACGTCTGTGGCAACCGCTTCACCACCCGAGGCAACCTCAAAGTGCACTTCCACCGGCACCGGGAGAAGTACCCCCATGTCCAGATGAACCCCCACCCGGTCCCGGAGCACCTCGACTACGTGCTGACCGGCGCCGGGCTGCCCTATGGCATGTCCGTGCCGCCGGAGAAGGCCGAGCCGGGTGAGGAAGCAGCGCCCCCCGAGCGCAAGGGGCTGAGCGCCACCGAGAGCCTGACACTGCTCTCGGGCACCGCGGCCGGGGGCACAGCCGCCACTCAGACCCTGCCCGTCTTCAACAAGCTGGTGCTGATGAAAGCGGCcgaggggcggggcaagggggACGAGAACACGCCGCCGGGGCGGGAAGCAGAAGGAGCCCGGGTGCCCCTGGGCAAGCTGCCCAGCTGGGCCCTGCTGGCCAACCACTTCAAGGCGGGCAGCACCGGCTTCCCCTTCCCCTATGTGCTGGAGCCGCTGGGAGCCTCCCCCTCGGAGACCTCcaagctgcagcagctggtggaAAAGATCGACCGACAGGGGGCCTCGCCCGGAGCCAGCCCGGCGGCCCCCTCGGCCTCCTCGCcgccctcctcttcctcctcggGGCCCAACCAGTGCGTGATCTGCCTGCGGGTGCTGAGCTGCCCCCGGGCACTGCGCCTTCACTATGGGCAGCACGGAGGGGAGCGGCCCTTCAAGTGCAAGGTGTGCGGCCGGGCCTTCTCCACCCGGGGCAATCTGCGAGCGCACTTCGTGGGCCACAAGGCCAGCCCGGCTGCCCGAGCCcagaactcctgccccatctgcCAGAAGAAGTTCACTAACGCCGTCAGCCTCCAGCAACACGTCCGCATGCACCTCGGGGGCCAGATCCCCaatggagccctgctgcctgagccccccgctgccccaggggAGGGCCCCCGCCAGCCCGAGGGTCCCGCCCCGCAGAGGGACGAGGAGGAGCtgtcggaggaggaggaggaggaggaggaaggcagcGATGAGGACTCACTGGACAGCAGCACGGAGAAGGCCATGGGGGGCGAGGAGAGGGCGTCCAGCCCGGAGGAGGAAGCAGCCCCAGCTCATgccaaggaagaggaggatgcTGGGAAGCCAgaggtggggggagcagctgATCGCAGCCGCTCGCCTCCTGCGGGAAGGAGCCCCCCACCGGCCACGGAGGGAGAAGGGGACCCTAGCGCCCAGAaggcagaggaaggaggagacagagcacaggagggagaggaggagggggcagcaggggctggagccgAAGAGCCACGGGCCAGCCAGGCCAAAGAGGGGGTGGCACTGGCCTGTGGGGTATGCAAGGAGGGATTCCCTGACGGGGCAGCACTGCGTAAGCACGCCCTGGCAGCCCACCACCAGGTAAGGGAGCCCCTGCTCCTCACCCCCTATTCGCGAGACTGtcccctgcctctctccctgctCGAACCTCCCCCATCTGCCCTTGCCTTTACCCAGGGCCCTCGGTCTCCCTTGAGATTGAATGGGCTCCCCTGTCTGTCTCTGTCCCGGTGGCAGGTTCccctgggcagcacagcgtgGAGCTGCGGCACAGCACGGCGTGGCCGGCGTCTGGTCCCAGAGGCCCTAGCAACACCGGGAGGCACAGCAAAGCTGCAGGAGTTCCTGGCGCGGGATGTGCCGGCCCAGCTGGTGGGGCCCCTGTCCTTCTGGAACCAGTACACGGCCTTCATCGCAGGGGGGTGCCTGGCTGCCAAGACCTGCCGGGGCCCCCCCATCACCgctaccccctcctcctccactgcaccccctgtGCTTTTTGGCCCGGCCGCTGTGCCCAGCAAGGCAGCACCCCCCGAAGCCAAGGAGAAGCCGGCGGGAGGAcccccagctgcaggggaggctgCCCCAGAGAGCCAAGGCAAAGCGGAAAAGTAGCCTACAGGCCCTCAGCAGGTAACATCCTTCCTTCCCCAGGGAACAAAGAGAGGAGGAGCTTGACCCCAAAGTCCAGCCCAGCTGTGATGGGGGGCTGCCCCAGAGACACAGGGAATCCCCCCAGCCTTCCCAGCCATGGCACAGCTCTTTCCCCAATTTAGCCacttcttggggggtggggagctgggagggtgGAAAGGATGGGGGCCAGGGCAGACTAGGGGTCActtgggagagggctggggtaggaggttgcTCGGTGGGATGGATTTGGGGTCAGAGGTCAGTCAGTAGGAGGGGTAGATGTCAGAGGTCATGCCATCAGTTTGGGGGTTGTGCGACCCCACTCTGCCCAGCAGTGCTGCCCCCtaaccccatctctctctctctcctccaggggGCGCCAGCCCTGGCGTGCTGCAAGAGGCACCAGCCCCCGCGAGGGGATCAGGCATCGGGGATGCGGCCCCCACACAACTTTAGTGGCATTTTAGTCTTTTACTTTTACTGTAGCTCAGAGGGgactgggcggggggcaggaccCTGGCGCAGGGACCGGGGCTCGTCCCAGCCACCCTGGACCCATAGTGAAGTGCCCTCTAGTGTAGAACAAAGGCCCAGCCTCTCTGGCCAGGGTCAGCGGGACTTTGTCTGCGTCCATCATTAAAGCAGTTTGACAAATCCCCAGAGACTCAGGTCTTATTCTTCCCAGGGACGGGATGCGGGGGGTGAGTAGGGAGATTCAGACTTTTCtctgcatcacacacacagagcagagctTGTCCCTTCCAGCAGGGGGCAATAGGGGTACACAGACACATGGCAGGACTCGTCCCTCCACCAGGGGGCAACAGggaaacacacactcacacagagcAGAGCTTGTCccttccagcagggggcagcagggacagacAAACAAATGGCAGGACTCGCACACAGGGCAGGGCTTGTCCCCTCCAGCACAGGgaagcagggacacacacacacacacacggcaggGCTTGTCCCTTCCAGCAGGGGTCAGCAGCGACATATACACACTTTGGTCGCCTCATTACCTCCAGTGTGACTAAGGAGCCAGGCCCATGTGGCTGGGGGCTGTAACACGCTCATGTTCCCTGTGGATCGACACTGGGGGGCAAGAGGGGGATTGCACACACTCCCCAGCGGATTACCAGTACTGCCTatctccagccctgctccctgcatccaggccgggctcttttcccctcccctgccagttTCACATAATGCTCCTCAGCTGCTTGAGCCTGATCCAGCCAGAGCTGCTTGGAGGCCTCTGATGAGGGGAACGTCCAGCCACCGCTAATCCCCAGAGTCATCCCCCCTTCCTTCTCCAACTCAGctgttcttccctcccctcctatCTTGCCATCCCTGTTTcattttccctccctcctgcatCTGCCAGCTCTTCctgtctctctccagccccctcaccacggCAGATTAGCTGCCCCCTCAGCCCAGGTGCCATGCTAAagtcaggggcagggaagagTTCTTTATCCCCAGGAGGGACCTAGGGCTAGATTCAAGGACAGTGAGTCTGTGGCGGAACTGGGACTGGAACTCAGGCATCCTGAATCCTAGGGTGTGAACTGCCTGGCAATCTGGCGCCCCCCTTTGCTCCACATGGGGCAAACACCCAGGGGTGTTTTCTGCTgccctccagaggtggctgcatgttgaGGGGGTGATGTGCCTGGGGAcacaaaggggctggaggaatggCAAATGTTATCCTTCAACCAGCCTAAAGCACGCCAGGGAAAGGAGAAGCTGCAACAGAAGAGGGAGCAAGGTTAGGCCCTCATCCCTGCCCACAGCTGGTCACTATCACTGGGTTTGTCTGTCAGCCCCCAGGATCgggtcagtgccaggtgctcaCTACCATGTTCCTTTGTGCCAGAACGGCCTCCCTAGTGTCTGCGAAAAGCAGCTGCCCCCAGTCACCAGTGGGACAGGTTTTGCGCCCAGGGGCCAGTGACCAAGATGGCTGCCTCCACAGGTCCACTGCATTGACAGCAGGGCTTGTGGCTTGGGGAAGGAATGCTCTGGTGCCAGTAACCAACATGGTCGCCACAGCTTCGCAGTGAGATTGCCACGCCTTCTATTCACCGCCTTGATGTGAGAGACCAACAGGGGGTGCCACCTCAGATGGGGGCCAGacaccaacatggctacaaccacTGCCCTGTGAGGCTGGTGTGGAGTCCAAGTATAGCCAACAAGGGCCAAAGCCTTTGTGCCAGTAACAAAGATGGCTGCTATAGCGCGGCTAAGCGCCTCGGTGCCAGTAAACAAGATGGCAGCCAAGCCATCCCCAGTCAAAAATGGCCGCCGTGAGGCTTTAAAACCAAGATGGCCGTCGTTTGCCAGTAAATAAGATGGCTGCTTTTTAAACAAAGATAACCAAGATGGCggctttaaaaaaataccccTAACCAAGATGGCCGCTCTGTACGCAACCCCCCCATAACATTGCTTGCCAGTATACATGATGGCCACGGCGGATTCGAGGTGTGGGCAGAAACCGGAAGTGCGCGCTCCTTATCTCAATCCCCCCGAGGTATTTCCGGTTACTGCTGTTTGCGCGGCTCGGGTGAGCAGCATCGGTCCGCCCGGTGCCTGGGGCTGCCTGAGCGGGGAAGGGCGGCGGGGCCGGAGaccccgggccgggccgggccgggccggacCATGTCGG
This genomic interval from Lepidochelys kempii isolate rLepKem1 chromosome 13, rLepKem1.hap2, whole genome shotgun sequence contains the following:
- the SALL2 gene encoding sal-like protein 2; its protein translation is MSRRKQRKPQQLISDCDGSTASENGHRDPRASGRKDPWLGSGTPQLDSGREDLPDIWAQGTLAGLGAQGPPGIEAQGPPIGRGDPTARVRARGTPGIGAQGPLAGLHTERAPVRRSARSAGPGLAAPDSGHQRSLQPRRVGSAPAPPCIRPSSCFLPPHPPSPPPGARRPRARTAPRPQLQRPGTRAMAEPAGDTGDEAAPSCPTELAAHRDTCHPEQPPPSSSSSANGQDSAGSSSSSSSSSSSSSSSSEPRPDSPPGMETETAPLASNPLAPDPPPPRPPPPLAPPAAPPHSGHLNIPLILEELRVLQQRQLHQMQMTEEICRQVLLLGSLGQSAPSAPASEPAPGASHQPKAPLPVFSIKSEPVRTQVSGSPEVPKPTFFHLYHPFPGSARGPKAEPILAPAFPTTGLLAAQCLGAARGLEQATSPGLLRQKNGAGGAELGLEEKPGGRHKCRFCAKVFGSDSALQIHLRSHTGERPYKCNVCGNRFTTRGNLKVHFHRHREKYPHVQMNPHPVPEHLDYVLTGAGLPYGMSVPPEKAEPGEEAAPPERKGLSATESLTLLSGTAAGGTAATQTLPVFNKLVLMKAAEGRGKGDENTPPGREAEGARVPLGKLPSWALLANHFKAGSTGFPFPYVLEPLGASPSETSKLQQLVEKIDRQGASPGASPAAPSASSPPSSSSSGPNQCVICLRVLSCPRALRLHYGQHGGERPFKCKVCGRAFSTRGNLRAHFVGHKASPAARAQNSCPICQKKFTNAVSLQQHVRMHLGGQIPNGALLPEPPAAPGEGPRQPEGPAPQRDEEELSEEEEEEEEGSDEDSLDSSTEKAMGGEERASSPEEEAAPAHAKEEEDAGKPEVGGAADRSRSPPAGRSPPPATEGEGDPSAQKAEEGGDRAQEGEEEGAAGAGAEEPRASQAKEGVALACGVCKEGFPDGAALRKHALAAHHQVPLGSTAWSCGTARRGRRLVPEALATPGGTAKLQEFLARDVPAQLVGPLSFWNQYTAFIAGGCLAAKTCRGPPITATPSSSTAPPVLFGPAAVPSKAAPPEAKEKPAGGPPAAGEAAPESQGKAEK